One genomic window of Pseudomonas aeruginosa includes the following:
- the treZ gene encoding malto-oligosyltrehalose trehalohydrolase has translation MAIRRRFGAQFQGNGRTCFGLWAPDAREVRVETADGRDWPLEGSDSGWFEATLPCPPGTRYRYRIDGRPGVPDPASQFQPDGVHGHSQVLDHGAYAWRVDEWRGRPWHEAVIYELHVGLFGSYAEVERFLPRLVELGVTAVELMPLGEFPGRRNWGYDGVLPFAPASAYGTPEQLKHLIDSAHGMGLMVFVDVIYNHFGPDGNYLAQYAAAFFRDDRQTPWGQAIDFRRGEVREFFYENALMWLLDYRVDGLRFDAVHAIPDSAFLVEMARRLRGAAGPERHVHLVLENDDNRASLLRQGYDAQWNDDGHHALHVLLTGENDGYYQDYPEPLRCLARCLAEGFVYQGEANRHGRPRGEPSADLAPDAFVLFLQNHDQVGNRAFGERLSVLAEPQALRLAIALQLLAPMIPLLFMGEECAAREPFLYFTDHQGELADAVREGRRKEFGEFGRFGEGATLASLPDPNAVETFERSRPGLADCDPAWRGFYRQLLEIRHEHLIPRLRGARSLGVTTIAGAALSARWRLGDGSDWRIDFNPSPLEAEVEPPAATTWVLFLDNLACAEYRRGRLSPRSIAVSLEPAHE, from the coding sequence ATGGCGATCCGGCGCCGCTTCGGCGCCCAGTTCCAAGGCAACGGCCGGACCTGCTTCGGCCTCTGGGCTCCGGACGCCCGTGAGGTCCGGGTCGAGACCGCCGACGGCCGCGACTGGCCGCTGGAAGGCAGCGACAGCGGCTGGTTCGAGGCGACCCTGCCCTGTCCGCCCGGCACCCGCTACCGTTACCGCATCGATGGTCGCCCCGGGGTGCCGGACCCGGCCTCGCAGTTCCAGCCCGACGGCGTGCATGGCCACAGCCAGGTGCTGGACCATGGCGCCTACGCCTGGCGCGTCGACGAGTGGCGCGGGCGGCCCTGGCACGAAGCGGTGATCTACGAGCTGCACGTCGGCCTGTTCGGCTCCTACGCCGAGGTCGAGCGCTTCCTTCCGCGCCTGGTGGAACTGGGCGTGACCGCCGTGGAGCTGATGCCGCTGGGCGAGTTTCCCGGTCGCCGCAACTGGGGCTACGACGGCGTGCTGCCGTTCGCCCCGGCGTCGGCCTACGGCACGCCCGAGCAACTCAAGCATCTGATCGACAGCGCTCACGGCATGGGCCTGATGGTCTTCGTCGACGTGATCTACAACCACTTCGGCCCGGACGGCAACTACCTCGCGCAGTACGCCGCCGCGTTCTTCCGCGACGACCGGCAGACGCCCTGGGGCCAGGCCATCGATTTCCGTCGCGGCGAAGTCCGCGAGTTCTTCTATGAGAACGCCCTGATGTGGCTGCTCGACTATCGCGTCGACGGCCTGCGCTTCGATGCCGTGCACGCGATTCCCGATAGCGCGTTCCTCGTCGAGATGGCCCGCCGCCTGCGCGGCGCCGCCGGCCCCGAGCGCCATGTGCACCTGGTCCTGGAGAACGACGACAACCGCGCCAGCCTGCTGCGCCAGGGCTACGACGCACAGTGGAACGACGATGGCCACCATGCGCTGCACGTCCTGCTCACCGGCGAGAACGACGGCTACTACCAGGACTACCCCGAGCCGCTGCGCTGCCTGGCGCGCTGCCTGGCCGAAGGCTTCGTCTACCAGGGCGAAGCCAACCGCCACGGCCGGCCGCGCGGCGAACCGAGTGCCGACCTGGCGCCGGACGCCTTCGTGCTGTTTCTGCAAAACCACGACCAGGTCGGCAACCGCGCCTTCGGCGAGCGTCTCAGCGTCCTCGCCGAACCCCAGGCGTTGCGCCTGGCGATAGCGCTGCAACTGCTCGCGCCGATGATTCCGCTGCTGTTCATGGGCGAGGAATGCGCCGCGCGCGAACCGTTCCTGTATTTCACCGATCACCAGGGCGAACTGGCGGACGCGGTCCGCGAGGGACGACGCAAGGAGTTCGGCGAGTTCGGCCGCTTCGGCGAGGGCGCCACCCTGGCTTCGCTCCCCGACCCAAACGCGGTGGAGACCTTCGAGCGCTCGCGTCCCGGCCTGGCCGATTGCGACCCGGCCTGGCGCGGCTTCTACCGGCAACTGCTGGAAATCCGTCATGAACACCTGATCCCGCGCCTGCGCGGCGCCCGTTCGCTGGGGGTTACCACCATCGCCGGCGCCGCGCTGTCGGCGCGCTGGCGACTCGGTGACGGCAGTGACTGGCGAATCGACTTCAACCCTTCTCCGCTCGAAGCGGAAGTCGAGCCGCCGGCGGCCACCACCTGGGTGCTGTTCCTCGACAACCTCGCCTGTGCCGAGTATCGCCGCGGCCGCCTAAGTCCCCGCAGCATCGCGGTCAGCCTGGAGCCCGCCCATGAGTGA
- a CDS encoding hemerythrin domain-containing protein: MNAIELLVHDHETVKKLLNELSETTERALKKRSELLGRLELELVLHTAIEEDIFYPAIRESGGKEELKMYYEAKEEHRTVDSLVLPDLKRTRPDTVQFAGRVKVLKELLEHHIEEEEGELFPRARQLLDAAALKQLGQAMQQHKKELKARLEKRAA; the protein is encoded by the coding sequence ATGAACGCCATCGAATTGCTGGTCCATGACCACGAGACCGTGAAGAAACTGCTCAACGAACTCAGCGAGACCACCGAACGGGCGCTGAAGAAGCGCAGCGAGCTGCTGGGCAGGCTGGAGCTGGAACTGGTGCTGCACACCGCCATCGAGGAAGACATCTTCTATCCGGCGATCAGGGAAAGCGGCGGCAAGGAAGAGCTGAAAATGTACTACGAGGCCAAGGAGGAACACCGCACGGTGGATTCCCTGGTCCTTCCCGACCTCAAGCGCACCCGCCCGGATACCGTGCAGTTCGCCGGCCGGGTCAAGGTGCTCAAGGAACTCCTCGAACACCACATCGAGGAGGAAGAGGGCGAACTATTCCCACGCGCCCGGCAATTGCTCGACGCCGCCGCCCTCAAGCAACTCGGCCAGGCCATGCAGCAGCACAAGAAAGAGCTGAAAGCGCGCCTGGAAAAACGGGCGGCCTGA
- a CDS encoding M42 family metallopeptidase, whose product MREEDRALLEELLLARGPGGQEDEVRAICQRELEGCCDEVGSDAAGNLVARISPPHLPREQARRAAVRLLAHLDEIAMIVKRVEADGTLRVVALGGAQPVSFGVCPVQILAGEAVLDGVLSYGSMHATGESPQGSDVLSGAVHWRDVHVVTRRSAEELANLGVRPGTRVVLNRLWRRPLYFQDCVAAHFLDDRAPLLAVLGVAREIARRRDELHGDLYLVLTTMEEESNAGALFAARRLPGDISIAVEVGPTVAEYGTRLCRDPIVNSGDSKGYYSRHVTDRLLRAAERCQYQPQAALLVDFASDASALLSHGEAAQVGCIGIPTENTHGFEIVLEEGIEACRRTLVEFLVQPPDDEA is encoded by the coding sequence ATGCGCGAAGAAGACCGCGCCTTGCTCGAGGAACTCCTGCTGGCACGTGGCCCCGGTGGCCAGGAAGACGAGGTCAGGGCCATCTGCCAGCGGGAACTCGAGGGCTGTTGCGACGAGGTCGGCAGCGATGCCGCCGGCAACCTGGTCGCGCGCATCAGCCCGCCGCACCTGCCGCGCGAGCAGGCGCGGCGGGCCGCGGTGCGGCTGCTCGCGCACCTCGACGAGATCGCCATGATCGTCAAGCGCGTCGAGGCCGACGGTACCCTGCGCGTAGTGGCGCTCGGCGGCGCCCAGCCGGTGAGCTTCGGCGTCTGTCCGGTACAGATCCTGGCCGGCGAGGCGGTACTCGACGGCGTGCTGTCCTACGGCAGCATGCATGCTACCGGCGAGTCGCCGCAGGGCTCCGACGTGCTCTCGGGCGCGGTGCACTGGCGCGACGTACACGTGGTCACCCGGCGCAGCGCCGAGGAGCTGGCGAACCTGGGCGTGCGACCGGGTACCCGCGTGGTGCTCAACCGTCTGTGGCGGCGCCCGTTGTACTTCCAGGATTGCGTCGCCGCGCACTTCCTCGACGACCGCGCACCGCTGCTCGCAGTGCTCGGCGTGGCTCGCGAGATCGCCCGGCGCCGCGATGAGTTGCACGGCGACCTCTACCTGGTGCTCACCACCATGGAGGAGGAGAGTAACGCCGGCGCGCTGTTCGCCGCGCGCCGACTGCCGGGCGACATCAGCATCGCGGTGGAAGTCGGCCCAACGGTAGCCGAATACGGCACCCGGCTGTGCCGCGACCCGATCGTCAACAGCGGCGACTCCAAGGGTTATTACAGCCGCCATGTCACCGACCGCCTGTTGCGCGCCGCCGAACGCTGCCAGTACCAGCCGCAGGCGGCGCTGCTGGTGGACTTCGCCTCGGACGCCAGCGCGCTGCTGAGCCACGGCGAGGCCGCGCAGGTCGGCTGCATCGGCATTCCGACCGAGAACACCCACGGTTTCGAGATCGTCCTGGAAGAGGGCATCGAGGCTTGCCGGCGGACGCTGGTCGAGTTCCTCGTGCAACCGCCGGACGACGAAGCCTGA
- a CDS encoding PLD nuclease N-terminal domain-containing protein, which translates to MSQSLAFLLIGLATLVGFYDLWAFVSVFRSDRSVNSKALWSLLIAVLPVLGVLIWAVAGPRAATARPRD; encoded by the coding sequence ATGAGCCAGTCCCTGGCTTTCCTGCTCATCGGCCTGGCCACGCTGGTGGGTTTCTACGACCTGTGGGCCTTCGTCAGCGTGTTCCGCAGCGATCGCAGCGTGAATTCGAAAGCCCTGTGGTCGTTGCTGATCGCGGTGCTGCCGGTGCTCGGCGTGCTGATCTGGGCGGTCGCCGGCCCGCGTGCGGCGACCGCCCGTCCTCGCGACTGA
- a CDS encoding alpha/beta hydrolase family protein encodes MTANSERIRIGVGDDRIEGTFLSPRAKVPGVLFVHGWGGSQQRDLKRAQGIAGLGCVCLTFDLRGHGAESGRQALVTREDNLQDLLAAYDRLVAHPAIDSEAIAVVGTSYGGYLAAILSQLRAVRWLALRVPAIYRDEDWLTPKLLLDREDLSEYRSSLIPAASNRALQACAGFRGDVLLVESEFDSYVPHSTIMSFRAAFQQTHSLTHRIIDHADHALSSEAAQDAYTSILVDWITEMVVGERLSITPAYATIHPAF; translated from the coding sequence ATGACGGCGAACAGCGAACGCATCCGCATCGGGGTCGGCGACGACCGGATCGAAGGCACCTTCCTCAGCCCCCGGGCGAAGGTTCCCGGCGTGCTCTTCGTGCACGGCTGGGGCGGCAGCCAGCAGCGCGACCTGAAGCGCGCCCAGGGCATCGCCGGGCTCGGCTGCGTGTGCCTGACCTTCGACCTTCGCGGCCACGGCGCGGAAAGCGGGCGCCAGGCACTGGTGACGCGCGAGGACAACCTGCAGGACCTGCTCGCCGCCTACGACCGGCTGGTGGCCCACCCGGCCATCGACAGCGAGGCGATCGCGGTGGTCGGCACCAGCTATGGCGGCTACCTGGCGGCGATCCTCAGCCAGTTGCGCGCGGTGCGCTGGCTGGCCTTGCGGGTGCCGGCGATCTACCGCGACGAGGATTGGCTGACGCCCAAGCTGCTGCTCGACCGCGAGGATCTCAGCGAATACCGCAGCAGCCTGATCCCGGCCGCCAGCAACCGAGCCCTGCAGGCCTGCGCGGGATTCCGCGGCGATGTGCTGCTGGTGGAGTCGGAGTTCGACAGCTATGTGCCGCACTCGACCATCATGAGTTTCCGCGCCGCCTTCCAGCAGACCCATTCGCTGACCCACCGGATCATCGACCACGCCGACCATGCGCTCAGCAGCGAGGCGGCGCAGGACGCCTATACCTCGATCCTGGTGGACTGGATCACCGAGATGGTGGTCGGCGAACGTCTCAGCATCACCCCGGCCTACGCCACCATCCATCCGGCTTTCTGA
- a CDS encoding DUF3509 domain-containing protein has translation MLDTDENVVEYLEEHFKDVRVSCEPRPDGALLVTLRNNQGKRLMSRAISGQEQSSPLLLNQVLERIRRDLIIDQGPLQTRDSDYFRKRIDLLTFRDSDNQHLTHRKVLVAGGKLRTMSLAR, from the coding sequence ATGCTAGATACCGATGAAAACGTGGTTGAGTACCTGGAAGAGCATTTCAAGGATGTGCGCGTCAGTTGCGAACCTCGCCCTGACGGCGCGTTGCTGGTGACCTTGCGTAATAACCAGGGCAAGCGCCTGATGAGCCGGGCGATCTCCGGCCAGGAGCAGAGCAGCCCGCTGTTGCTGAACCAGGTGCTGGAACGCATCCGCCGGGACCTGATCATCGACCAGGGGCCGTTGCAGACGCGCGACAGCGACTATTTCCGCAAGCGCATCGACCTGCTCACGTTCCGCGACAGCGACAACCAGCATCTCACTCATCGCAAGGTCCTGGTCGCCGGCGGCAAGCTGCGTACCATGAGCCTGGCTCGCTGA
- a CDS encoding PA2169 family four-helix-bundle protein: MNQTNLDDTLDVLNDLLQTSKDGEAGFHACAEDLRDPQLKAAMLEQSRDCAAAADELERIVLELGGKPKDSTSFAGDLHRRWVDLKSLVTGKDEEAVLNECERGEDVAKHRYQAALEKSLPAEIHQVIERQYQGVLRHHDRVRALRDARA, from the coding sequence ATGAACCAGACCAACCTCGACGACACCCTCGACGTACTCAACGACCTGCTGCAAACCAGCAAGGATGGCGAGGCCGGTTTCCACGCCTGCGCCGAGGACCTGCGCGACCCGCAGTTGAAGGCGGCGATGCTGGAGCAGAGCCGCGACTGCGCCGCGGCCGCCGACGAGCTGGAGCGGATCGTCCTGGAACTGGGTGGCAAACCCAAGGACAGCACCAGTTTCGCCGGTGACCTGCATCGGCGCTGGGTCGACCTGAAGTCACTGGTCACCGGCAAGGACGAAGAGGCGGTGCTCAACGAATGCGAGCGCGGCGAGGATGTCGCCAAGCACCGCTACCAGGCGGCGCTGGAAAAATCGCTGCCGGCGGAGATCCACCAGGTGATCGAGCGCCAATACCAGGGCGTACTCCGTCACCACGACCGGGTCCGAGCCCTGCGCGACGCCCGCGCCTGA
- the malQ gene encoding 4-alpha-glucanotransferase — MSDARLAELAAAVGLQLDWQDANGRPQRVDPEVQRGLLEALGYPAQSPQQIEQSLAALARLREDSANLGLLVGECGQPLEQALGPAGTPGELVYEDGTRIALRLDTEGRLPAQARSGYAQLSLEQREWAVAMAPPSCPSLASLAPGRSRRWGLAAQVYALRRPGDGGLGDSAALEDLLRSAARHGADALAISPLHALAEANGHAYSPYSPSSRLFFNVLHAAPATILGAAAVEQAIRRAGLAAEMARLESLELIDWTAAADLRMRLLRQLHRDFTERASPLRHDLAEFRREAGEALLHHCRFETLQAHLGAGPDWRRWPEPLRRPGEPAVAAFCADHAEEVDFRAFGQWLTQRCLQHAQRQAREAGMAIGLVADLAVGADGGGSQAWSRQEELLAEVNVGAPPDILNQSGQDWGVSAFNPEGLRRHGYRAFREMLRANLAWPGGLRIDHVMGLQRLWLIPRGQPPHAGAYLRYPQRELLRLLALEASRASALVIGEDLGTVPEGLREELARRQVLGTRVLLFERRGERFVPPAQWPADAMATTSTHDLPSLSGWWRGQDIHWRGRAGHRSAEECAADLELRAEERRALAASLEPPVDPDPAAEVPLDACIGYVGATPAPLVLLPLEDALGSLEQPNLPGPGDAHPNWRRRWPENAAQMLGTPQVDRRLRLLERSRRDAEEAAHD; from the coding sequence ATGAGTGACGCACGCCTGGCCGAACTGGCCGCCGCCGTGGGCCTGCAACTCGACTGGCAGGACGCCAACGGACGGCCGCAGCGGGTCGACCCGGAGGTCCAGCGCGGCCTGCTGGAAGCACTCGGCTATCCGGCGCAGAGTCCGCAACAGATCGAACAGAGCCTGGCCGCGCTGGCCCGGCTGCGCGAGGACAGCGCCAACCTCGGACTGCTGGTCGGCGAATGCGGCCAGCCGCTGGAGCAAGCGCTCGGCCCCGCCGGCACCCCGGGCGAGCTGGTCTACGAGGACGGCACGCGGATCGCCCTGCGCCTGGACACCGAAGGCCGCCTGCCGGCGCAGGCCCGCAGTGGCTATGCGCAGCTGTCGCTGGAGCAGCGGGAATGGGCGGTGGCGATGGCGCCGCCGAGCTGTCCGTCCCTGGCCAGCCTCGCCCCGGGTCGCTCGCGTCGCTGGGGTCTGGCCGCCCAGGTTTATGCCCTGCGCCGCCCCGGCGACGGCGGCCTGGGCGACAGCGCCGCCCTCGAGGACCTGCTGCGCAGCGCCGCGCGGCATGGCGCCGACGCGCTGGCGATCAGCCCGCTGCACGCCCTGGCCGAGGCCAACGGACATGCCTACAGCCCCTACTCGCCGTCCAGCCGGCTGTTCTTCAATGTCCTGCACGCCGCGCCGGCGACCATTCTCGGCGCGGCGGCGGTGGAACAGGCGATCCGTCGCGCCGGCCTGGCCGCGGAGATGGCCCGCCTGGAGAGCCTGGAGCTGATCGACTGGACAGCGGCGGCGGACCTGCGCATGCGCCTGCTGCGCCAACTCCACCGCGACTTCACCGAGCGCGCCAGTCCCTTGCGCCACGACCTCGCCGAATTCCGCCGCGAAGCCGGCGAGGCCCTGCTGCACCACTGCCGCTTCGAGACCCTGCAGGCGCACCTGGGCGCCGGCCCCGACTGGAGACGCTGGCCGGAGCCGCTGCGCCGCCCCGGCGAGCCGGCGGTGGCCGCGTTCTGCGCCGATCACGCCGAGGAAGTGGACTTCCGTGCCTTCGGCCAGTGGCTGACCCAACGCTGCCTGCAACATGCCCAGCGCCAGGCGCGCGAGGCCGGGATGGCCATCGGTCTGGTCGCCGACCTGGCGGTGGGCGCCGATGGCGGCGGCAGCCAGGCCTGGTCGCGGCAGGAAGAGCTGCTCGCCGAAGTGAATGTCGGCGCGCCGCCGGACATCCTCAACCAGTCCGGACAGGACTGGGGCGTTTCCGCGTTCAATCCCGAAGGCCTGCGCCGCCACGGCTACCGGGCATTCCGCGAGATGCTGCGGGCCAACCTGGCCTGGCCCGGAGGGCTACGCATCGACCATGTGATGGGCCTGCAACGTCTCTGGCTGATCCCGCGCGGCCAGCCGCCCCACGCTGGCGCCTACCTGCGCTACCCGCAACGCGAGCTGCTGCGCCTGCTGGCGCTGGAGGCCAGTCGCGCCTCGGCGCTGGTCATCGGCGAGGACCTCGGCACCGTTCCCGAAGGCCTGCGCGAGGAACTGGCACGCCGCCAAGTGCTGGGTACCCGCGTGCTGCTCTTCGAGCGGCGCGGCGAACGCTTCGTGCCCCCGGCGCAATGGCCGGCGGACGCCATGGCCACCACCAGCACCCACGACCTGCCGAGCCTGTCCGGCTGGTGGCGGGGCCAGGACATCCACTGGCGCGGCCGCGCCGGACACCGCAGCGCCGAGGAATGCGCGGCCGACCTGGAACTGCGCGCCGAGGAGCGCCGGGCCCTGGCCGCCAGCCTCGAACCGCCAGTCGATCCCGACCCCGCCGCCGAAGTACCGCTGGACGCCTGCATCGGCTATGTCGGGGCAACCCCCGCGCCGTTGGTGCTACTGCCCCTGGAGGACGCCCTGGGCAGCCTGGAGCAGCCGAACCTGCCCGGCCCCGGCGACGCCCACCCGAACTGGCGGCGGCGCTGGCCGGAAAACGCCGCGCAGATGCTCGGAACGCCGCAGGTCGACCGGCGCCTGCGCCTGCTCGAACGCAGCCGCCGGGATGCCGAGGAGGCCGCCCATGATTGA
- the glgA gene encoding glycogen synthase GlgA: MGHSVAGVCLEEPAVLTAFPSLLHPQDPPQQRDRILFVTAELSDFVKVGGLGDFSAALPRVLKREHSVRVLLPGYRQVLERCRDLRIIGSLPGRAAIPPCEIGLVTLDDGLEVMLVLCPLLYEREGTPYMDDQGNDWPDNHLRFARLCLAAAEIAGGRGAQGWQPGLVHANDWPSALTPAYMAWNGVRTPSLFTIHNLAYQGLCDLQCSAELGLPDEALSHESMEFHGRLSFLKAGIAHAHHITTVSETYAQEITTPEYGCGLHGILKYKVEKRQLSGIVNGIDDSWQPHCDPHLVACFSARQWAGKRANTRYVEERFGLEPGKGPLFAVVSRLVQQKGIDLTLEISDALLQAGGRLVSIGRGEPNLEKAMLELARRHPGQVGVHIGFDETEARRIYAGSDFLLMPSRYEPCGLSQLYAQCFGSLPIARCTGGLADTIVDGVTGFLFREETAQSYLDAVMRAINVYHCPSLLNAMRCKAMAAPMFWSDSVEPYNRLYRRLLRNTAPALRGVRQ; this comes from the coding sequence ATGGGACATTCTGTTGCAGGCGTTTGCCTGGAAGAACCCGCGGTACTGACCGCTTTTCCGTCGCTGCTGCACCCGCAGGACCCGCCGCAACAGAGGGATCGGATACTCTTCGTTACCGCCGAGCTCAGCGATTTCGTCAAGGTCGGCGGACTCGGCGACTTTTCCGCCGCGCTGCCGAGGGTCCTCAAGCGCGAGCATTCGGTGCGAGTCCTGCTGCCCGGCTATCGCCAGGTGCTGGAGCGCTGCCGCGACTTGCGGATCATCGGCAGCCTGCCCGGCCGGGCGGCGATCCCGCCCTGCGAGATCGGCCTGGTGACCCTCGACGACGGCCTGGAAGTCATGCTGGTGCTCTGCCCGCTGCTCTACGAGCGCGAGGGTACGCCGTACATGGACGACCAGGGCAACGACTGGCCGGACAACCACCTGCGCTTCGCCCGCCTGTGCCTGGCCGCCGCCGAGATCGCCGGTGGACGCGGCGCCCAGGGCTGGCAACCGGGCCTGGTGCACGCCAACGACTGGCCGTCGGCGCTGACGCCGGCCTACATGGCCTGGAACGGCGTGCGCACGCCGAGCCTGTTTACCATCCACAACCTCGCCTACCAGGGCCTCTGCGACCTGCAATGCAGCGCCGAACTGGGCCTCCCCGACGAAGCGCTGAGCCACGAAAGCATGGAGTTCCACGGGCGCCTGTCGTTCCTCAAGGCCGGCATCGCCCATGCCCACCACATCACCACGGTGAGCGAGACCTACGCCCAGGAAATCACTACCCCGGAATACGGCTGCGGCCTGCACGGCATCCTCAAGTACAAGGTCGAGAAGCGTCAGCTCAGCGGCATCGTCAACGGTATCGACGATAGCTGGCAACCGCACTGCGATCCGCACCTGGTCGCCTGCTTCAGCGCCCGCCAATGGGCCGGCAAGCGCGCCAACACGCGCTACGTGGAGGAGCGTTTCGGCCTGGAGCCGGGCAAGGGGCCGCTGTTCGCGGTGGTCTCGCGCCTGGTGCAGCAGAAAGGCATCGACCTGACCCTGGAGATCAGCGATGCCCTGCTCCAGGCCGGCGGCCGTCTGGTCAGCATCGGCCGTGGCGAGCCGAACCTGGAGAAGGCCATGCTCGAACTCGCCCGGCGTCATCCCGGCCAGGTCGGCGTGCACATCGGTTTCGACGAGACCGAGGCCCGCCGTATCTACGCCGGCAGCGACTTCCTGCTCATGCCCTCGCGTTATGAGCCCTGCGGGCTCAGTCAGCTCTATGCGCAATGCTTCGGCTCGCTGCCGATCGCGCGTTGCACCGGCGGCCTCGCCGATACCATCGTCGACGGGGTCACCGGCTTCCTGTTCCGTGAGGAAACCGCGCAGAGCTACCTCGATGCGGTGATGCGCGCGATCAACGTCTACCACTGTCCCTCGCTGCTCAACGCCATGCGCTGCAAGGCGATGGCCGCGCCGATGTTCTGGAGCGACTCGGTGGAGCCTTACAACCGCCTGTACCGGCGCCTGTTGAGGAATACCGCTCCGGCCCTGCGCGGGGTACGCCAGTGA
- a CDS encoding DUF3182 family protein, giving the protein MSADPRQRLVVAHSVDPAAAEHEVQGNLALARWLAEVQKLEFGGRYEPELHQRGPLYLVPTRTLVGRETAVRLGVNSDEDLLGGFVEHAFIAGKAIVHPLPRGGVAPEGWNPLFAEKVRDVVLNGVSVFSLADAHRAGARMLAEGPVRAKLAEACGGLGQYVAHDLDELDGWLGELEERQLAQGLVLEVNLESIVTHSVGQLRVNGFLLSYHGHQHQTRNARGELVYAGSDLLVARGGYAELLALDLAREVRQAIEYARIFDTAAAIFFPGCFASRRNYDIAQGRDGNGRERFGVLEQSWRVGGASSAEIAALEAFRADPGLPAVRAASFEIHEDKRLPDNSRVIYRGPDEHGDFLLKYAMTGEA; this is encoded by the coding sequence ATGAGCGCAGACCCTCGGCAGAGACTGGTGGTGGCCCATAGTGTCGATCCCGCGGCCGCCGAACACGAAGTGCAGGGCAACCTGGCCCTGGCGCGCTGGCTGGCGGAAGTCCAGAAGCTGGAGTTCGGCGGCCGCTACGAACCCGAATTGCACCAGCGAGGCCCCCTCTACCTGGTCCCGACCCGCACCCTGGTCGGCAGGGAGACCGCCGTGCGCCTGGGCGTGAACAGTGACGAAGATCTGCTCGGCGGTTTCGTCGAGCACGCGTTCATCGCCGGTAAGGCCATCGTCCATCCGCTGCCGCGCGGCGGCGTGGCGCCGGAAGGCTGGAACCCGCTGTTCGCGGAGAAGGTCCGCGACGTCGTGCTCAACGGCGTCAGCGTCTTCAGCCTGGCCGACGCACACCGCGCCGGCGCTCGCATGCTCGCCGAAGGACCGGTGCGGGCCAAGCTGGCGGAGGCCTGTGGCGGCCTCGGCCAGTACGTGGCGCACGACCTCGACGAACTGGACGGCTGGCTCGGCGAGCTGGAGGAGCGCCAGTTGGCGCAGGGCCTGGTACTGGAAGTCAACCTGGAGAGCATCGTCACCCACAGCGTCGGCCAGCTCCGGGTCAACGGTTTCCTGCTGAGCTACCACGGTCACCAACACCAGACCCGCAACGCGCGCGGCGAACTGGTCTATGCCGGCTCCGACCTGCTGGTGGCGCGCGGTGGCTACGCCGAGCTGCTGGCCCTGGACCTGGCCCGCGAGGTGCGCCAGGCCATCGAGTACGCGCGGATCTTCGACACCGCCGCGGCGATCTTCTTCCCCGGCTGCTTCGCCTCGCGGCGCAACTACGACATTGCCCAGGGCCGGGACGGCAACGGTCGGGAGCGCTTCGGCGTGCTCGAGCAGTCCTGGCGGGTCGGCGGCGCGAGCAGCGCCGAGATCGCCGCGCTGGAAGCCTTCCGCGCCGATCCGGGGCTGCCCGCGGTGCGCGCCGCGTCGTTCGAGATCCACGAAGACAAGCGCCTGCCGGACAACAGCCGGGTGATCTACCGCGGTCCCGACGAACACGGCGACTTCCTGCTCAAGTATGCGATGACGGGGGAGGCATGA